One window from the genome of Actinoplanes teichomyceticus ATCC 31121 encodes:
- a CDS encoding enediyne biosynthesis protein → MTAVVTPHPIPEPGTVAPRYATTTERVDATDPRYKALRNFAISMSVFNILGYTLLGFEQPWTWPFFALAVGYATEITVELIAAWAQRRRPAFRGHGAWGVYTFLLPTHITALAANMLLYANDTFWPIAFAVVVAVGQKAVLQAPIKGRMRHFMNPSNLGITVTLLVFSWVNVAPPYHFTEDVPDVIRIMVPIIIITAGTVLNAALTKKVGLIMGWMGAFIIQAVVRHFVFDVALWAALGTMTGVAFVLFTNYMITDPGTTPSAFKHQFMFGASVGAVYGVLIAFNIVYTLFFAVTLVCLVRGLYWWARWFREGRQQPVSPA, encoded by the coding sequence ATGACCGCGGTCGTCACACCCCATCCGATCCCGGAACCCGGCACCGTCGCGCCGCGGTACGCCACCACCACCGAACGCGTCGACGCCACCGATCCGCGCTACAAGGCGCTGCGCAACTTCGCCATCTCGATGAGCGTGTTCAACATCCTCGGCTACACCCTGCTCGGCTTCGAGCAGCCGTGGACGTGGCCGTTCTTCGCCCTCGCCGTCGGGTACGCCACCGAGATCACCGTCGAGCTGATCGCCGCGTGGGCGCAGCGCCGCCGGCCTGCGTTCCGCGGCCACGGCGCCTGGGGCGTGTACACGTTCCTGCTGCCCACGCACATCACCGCGCTGGCCGCGAACATGCTGCTGTACGCCAACGACACGTTCTGGCCGATCGCGTTCGCCGTGGTCGTCGCGGTGGGCCAGAAGGCGGTGCTGCAGGCGCCCATCAAGGGCCGGATGCGGCACTTCATGAACCCGTCGAACCTGGGCATCACCGTCACGCTGCTGGTTTTCTCGTGGGTCAACGTCGCACCGCCGTACCACTTCACCGAGGACGTGCCGGACGTCATCCGGATCATGGTGCCGATCATCATCATCACCGCGGGGACGGTGCTCAACGCCGCGCTGACCAAGAAGGTCGGCCTGATCATGGGCTGGATGGGGGCTTTCATCATCCAGGCGGTGGTGCGCCACTTCGTGTTCGACGTGGCGTTGTGGGCCGCGCTGGGCACCATGACCGGCGTCGCGTTCGTGCTGTTCACCAACTACATGATCACCGACCCCGGCACGACGCCGAGCGCGTTCAAGCACCAGTTCATGTTCGGCGCTAGCGTCGGCGCGGTGTACGGCGTGCTCATCGCGTTCAACATCGTCTACACGCTGTTCTTCGCGGTCACCCTGGTCTGCCTGGTGCGCGGGCTCTACTGGTGGGCCCGCTGGTTCCGCGAAGGCCGGCAGCAGCCCGTCTCCCCCGCCTGA
- a CDS encoding copper resistance CopC family protein, giving the protein MNRVKALAVLAVTVVLALFLWRPAHTSPRLSSVSPADGVRLDDPPAEVVLTFSGRPETSLVHIVVTGADGTTMPQQQPRVSGDRIVAPLTAIGAGAYRVAYHVELSDGSQIAGDIGFAVGAGAAAPAAGHAHLSKDPLSLVLVVLDVVLAVVLVVVMLRRRPAGRSR; this is encoded by the coding sequence GTGAACCGGGTCAAGGCGCTGGCGGTGCTGGCGGTCACCGTCGTGCTCGCCCTGTTCCTGTGGCGCCCGGCGCACACCTCCCCGCGTCTGAGCAGCGTGTCCCCCGCCGACGGCGTCCGGCTCGACGACCCGCCCGCCGAGGTGGTGCTGACGTTCTCCGGCCGCCCCGAGACCAGTCTGGTGCACATCGTGGTGACCGGCGCCGACGGTACGACCATGCCTCAGCAACAGCCGCGGGTGAGCGGTGACCGGATCGTCGCGCCGCTGACGGCGATCGGCGCCGGCGCCTACCGGGTCGCGTACCACGTGGAATTGAGCGACGGATCGCAGATCGCCGGGGACATCGGGTTCGCCGTCGGCGCCGGTGCGGCGGCGCCCGCGGCCGGGCATGCGCACCTGAGCAAGGATCCGCTGAGCCTGGTGCTGGTCGTGCTGGATGTGGTGCTGGCCGTCGTGCTGGTGGTGGTCATGCTCCGGCGCCGCCCGGCCGGCCGGTCACGGTAG
- a CDS encoding RNA polymerase sigma factor — protein MGEMTAASVRAEAVARTGYGRLLALLAARSGDIAGAEDALSEAFEQALIHWPRTGVPDHPEAWLLTVARNRQRDRYRSAAHRTSVALEQVAELHAAPDADPVEIPDQRLALMFVCSHPAIGATIRTPLMLQTVLGVTAKDIARAFAVPAATMLQRLVRAKQRIRDAGIPFVIPDRSAMPARLTAVLEAVYAAYAIDWHGIAAATERRLLAAEALFLAETLAELLPSEPETLGLAALICLSSARSAAQTTGDGSFIALADQDPQAWHGELIDRGERYLHRAHRHARIGRFQLEAAIQSAHCARRSTSVTDWAALKVLHRGLLDVAPTLGATVSLAAVLEHTDGPHAGLALLDALDGTAARRFQPAWATRAHLLAAAGQVEAAREAYGKAISLTTDRAMRDHLTAARQRLDRPLP, from the coding sequence ATGGGTGAGATGACCGCCGCGTCGGTGCGGGCGGAGGCTGTCGCCCGCACCGGCTACGGGCGGCTGCTGGCGCTGCTCGCCGCGCGCAGCGGGGACATCGCCGGCGCCGAGGACGCCCTGTCCGAGGCGTTCGAGCAGGCCCTGATCCACTGGCCGCGCACCGGCGTACCAGATCATCCCGAGGCGTGGCTGCTGACGGTGGCCCGCAACCGCCAGCGCGACCGGTACCGCTCCGCCGCCCACCGCACCAGCGTCGCGCTCGAACAGGTCGCCGAGCTGCACGCCGCCCCCGACGCCGACCCGGTGGAGATCCCGGACCAGCGCCTGGCCCTGATGTTCGTGTGCTCGCACCCGGCGATCGGCGCCACCATCCGGACCCCGCTGATGCTGCAGACCGTGCTGGGCGTCACCGCCAAGGACATCGCGCGGGCCTTCGCCGTGCCGGCCGCGACCATGCTGCAACGGCTGGTCCGCGCCAAGCAGCGCATCCGCGACGCCGGCATCCCGTTCGTCATCCCGGACCGTTCGGCCATGCCGGCCCGGCTCACCGCAGTGCTGGAAGCGGTGTACGCCGCGTACGCCATCGACTGGCACGGCATCGCCGCGGCCACCGAACGCCGGCTGCTCGCCGCGGAGGCGCTGTTCCTGGCCGAGACGCTCGCCGAGCTGCTGCCCAGCGAACCCGAGACGCTCGGCCTTGCGGCGCTGATCTGCCTGTCGTCGGCCCGCAGCGCGGCGCAGACCACCGGCGACGGCTCGTTCATCGCACTCGCCGACCAGGACCCGCAGGCGTGGCACGGCGAGCTGATCGACCGCGGGGAGCGTTACCTGCACCGGGCGCACCGGCACGCCCGCATCGGCCGGTTCCAGCTGGAGGCGGCCATCCAGTCGGCGCACTGCGCCCGGCGCAGCACCAGCGTCACCGACTGGGCGGCGCTGAAGGTGCTGCATCGGGGCCTGCTCGACGTCGCCCCCACGCTCGGCGCCACCGTGTCGCTCGCCGCGGTGCTGGAACACACCGACGGCCCGCACGCCGGGCTGGCTCTGCTCGACGCCCTGGACGGCACGGCGGCGCGGCGCTTCCAGCCGGCCTGGGCGACCCGGGCCCACCTGCTGGCCGCGGCGGGGCAGGTGGAGGCGGCCCGGGAGGCGTACGGCAAAGCGATCTCCCTGACCACCGACCGGGCCATGCGTGACCACCTCACCGCCGCCCGGCAGCGGCTGGACCGCCCGCTACCGTGA
- a CDS encoding YciI family protein: MRYCLLLTAPEPAAGEISEEEMSSFRQAYQSYAVSLEAAGVLRSADVLHPSSSTTTVSMRTGSLQVQDGPFADTKEALAGVFVIDVDDLDAALAWAEQCPGAQYGTIEIRPTAAAFLDGAWVR, from the coding sequence GTGCGTTACTGCCTGCTGCTCACCGCCCCCGAACCGGCCGCGGGGGAGATCTCCGAGGAGGAGATGAGCTCGTTCCGACAGGCGTACCAGTCGTACGCCGTCTCGCTGGAGGCCGCCGGTGTGCTGCGCTCGGCGGACGTGCTGCACCCCAGTTCCTCGACCACCACCGTGAGCATGCGCACCGGCTCGCTGCAGGTGCAGGACGGCCCGTTCGCCGACACCAAGGAGGCGCTGGCCGGGGTGTTCGTGATCGACGTCGACGACCTGGACGCCGCGCTGGCCTGGGCCGAGCAGTGCCCGGGCGCGCAGTACGGCACGATCGAGATCCGGCCGACCGCCGCGGCCTTCCTCGACGGCGCATGGGTGAGATGA
- a CDS encoding TIGR03560 family F420-dependent LLM class oxidoreductase produces MTSPITLAAPPVAAPTGPAMQFGLFVPQGSRMELAGIDTAAHWTAMLDVARLAERGPWDSLWLVDHLHTLPVATDEATYEVWALMAALAATTARIRLGQMCTCAGFRNPALLAKIAATTDVISGGRVDVGLGAGWYEAEWRAYGYDFPPLGERLGRLRESVEILHRLWTEGRATLDGRYHRVSGAVCRPLPLQRGGIPMWIAGGGEKVTLRLAARHATYTNFTGDPDGFRHKSAVLAGHCRDVGRDFATIRRSASYKVVIGETTAEVRDTLRRLRARYERLVGAEQAERICRDYASGLLVGTAEQVAERLLRMRALGLAYAMVYFPGIAHDRSGVELFSREVIPAVSGGVVSGARDSS; encoded by the coding sequence ATGACCAGCCCCATCACCCTGGCCGCCCCGCCCGTTGCGGCCCCGACCGGCCCGGCCATGCAGTTCGGGCTGTTCGTGCCGCAGGGCTCCCGGATGGAGCTGGCCGGCATCGACACCGCCGCGCACTGGACCGCGATGCTCGACGTGGCCCGGCTGGCCGAGCGGGGGCCGTGGGACTCCCTCTGGCTGGTCGATCACCTGCACACCCTGCCGGTGGCCACCGACGAGGCGACGTACGAGGTGTGGGCGTTGATGGCAGCGCTGGCGGCCACGACGGCCCGTATCCGCCTCGGGCAGATGTGCACCTGCGCGGGCTTTCGCAACCCCGCCCTGCTCGCCAAGATCGCGGCGACCACCGACGTGATCTCCGGTGGCCGCGTCGACGTCGGGCTCGGCGCCGGCTGGTACGAGGCGGAGTGGCGCGCGTACGGCTACGACTTCCCGCCGCTGGGCGAGCGACTCGGCCGGCTGCGCGAGAGCGTCGAGATCCTGCACCGGCTGTGGACCGAGGGCAGGGCCACGCTCGACGGACGCTATCACCGGGTCAGCGGGGCCGTGTGCCGCCCGCTGCCGCTGCAACGCGGCGGCATCCCGATGTGGATCGCCGGGGGTGGCGAGAAGGTGACCCTGCGGCTGGCCGCGCGCCATGCCACGTACACGAACTTCACCGGCGATCCCGACGGCTTCCGGCACAAATCGGCGGTCCTGGCCGGGCACTGCCGCGACGTGGGACGCGACTTCGCCACGATCCGGCGCTCCGCCAGCTACAAGGTGGTGATCGGCGAGACCACGGCCGAGGTCCGTGACACGCTGCGCCGGTTGCGCGCCCGCTACGAGCGGCTGGTGGGCGCCGAGCAGGCCGAGCGGATCTGCCGCGACTACGCCTCGGGGCTGCTGGTGGGCACGGCCGAGCAGGTGGCCGAGCGGCTGCTGCGGATGCGCGCGCTCGGGTTGGCGTACGCCATGGTGTACTTCCCCGGCATCGCCCACGACCGTTCCGGAGTGGAGCTGTTCAGCCGCGAGGTGATTCCGGCGGTGAGCGGCGGTGTCGTCTCCGGCGCCCGCGATTCGTCATGA
- a CDS encoding dTDP-4-dehydrorhamnose 3,5-epimerase family protein: MRTTSSIPLRAEPTAIPGLLMLTMRQAVDARGTVREFFRASALAEIGGPAGPWQQITLTSTAPGVIRGLHGEQVTKLVTVASGTAFGVYVDARPGSVARGKVVTVELRPGTQVLVPPGVCSGLQATGGEAAEYLYAADREWQPGQPHIGVHPLDPALGVSWPIPVAADDTTRLSVRDAAQPTLAEALAG; encoded by the coding sequence ATGCGAACAACCTCCTCGATTCCGCTGCGGGCCGAGCCCACCGCCATACCCGGCCTGCTGATGCTCACCATGCGGCAGGCCGTCGACGCGCGCGGTACCGTCCGCGAGTTCTTCCGCGCGTCTGCGCTGGCCGAGATCGGCGGACCTGCCGGCCCGTGGCAGCAGATCACGCTGACCAGCACCGCGCCGGGGGTGATCCGCGGGCTGCACGGTGAGCAGGTCACCAAGCTGGTCACGGTGGCTTCCGGAACGGCGTTCGGGGTGTACGTCGACGCGCGGCCCGGCTCGGTGGCGCGCGGCAAGGTGGTCACCGTCGAGCTGCGCCCGGGCACCCAGGTGCTCGTCCCGCCCGGGGTGTGCAGCGGCCTGCAGGCGACAGGCGGCGAAGCGGCCGAGTACCTGTACGCCGCCGACCGCGAGTGGCAGCCGGGGCAGCCGCACATCGGCGTGCACCCGCTCGACCCGGCCCTTGGGGTGAGCTGGCCGATCCCGGTCGCGGCGGACGACACGACCCGGTTGTCGGTCCGGGACGCCGCGCAGCCCACGCTGGCCGAGGCTCTGGCGGGCTGA
- a CDS encoding dihydrofolate reductase family protein, protein MRRVTVLNNVSLDGVMQAPGRPDEDRRGGFDRGGWATGYEDEVKGRTLGQGMATGGALLLGRRTYEDFYQVWHGRTDNPFTEVLDKLQKYVASRTLAEPLPWQNSTLLEGDAADAVAALKRTDGPDLLIMGSGELVQSLRERALIDEYMLLIHPLLLGTGRRQFPDGVPADLKLVGETVVTTTGVIIARYQPA, encoded by the coding sequence ATGCGACGCGTGACCGTGCTCAACAACGTGAGCCTGGACGGCGTGATGCAGGCCCCCGGGCGGCCCGACGAGGACCGCCGGGGCGGGTTCGACCGCGGTGGCTGGGCGACCGGCTACGAGGACGAGGTGAAGGGCCGCACGCTCGGGCAGGGCATGGCCACCGGCGGTGCGCTGCTGCTCGGGCGGCGTACCTACGAGGATTTCTATCAGGTGTGGCACGGCCGGACGGACAACCCGTTCACCGAGGTGCTGGACAAGCTGCAGAAGTACGTGGCGTCGCGCACGCTCGCCGAGCCGCTGCCGTGGCAGAACTCGACGCTGCTGGAGGGTGACGCCGCGGACGCCGTGGCGGCGCTGAAGCGGACCGACGGCCCGGACCTGCTGATCATGGGCAGCGGCGAGCTGGTGCAGAGCCTGCGCGAGCGGGCGCTGATCGACGAGTACATGCTGCTGATCCACCCGCTGCTGCTGGGCACCGGGCGGCGGCAGTTCCCCGACGGTGTGCCCGCCGACCTCAAGTTGGTGGGCGAAACGGTGGTCACCACCACGGGCGTGATCATCGCGCGGTACCAGCCCGCCTGA
- the asnB gene encoding asparagine synthase (glutamine-hydrolyzing), producing the protein MCGITGWLDFDRAPAGRRAIAQAMTDTMSCRGPDAEGLVLDGPVALGHRRLAVIDVAGGRQPMTVDEDGHALAVISYSGEVYNFTELRTELQGYGHRFRTRSDTEVVLRAYVQWGEEFVHRLNGMYAFAVWDVRRQELLLVRDRLGVKPLYYQRLPHGVLFGSEPKAILAHPDASRAVDEDGLRELLAMAKTPERSVYRDVHEVRPGHLVRVGRTGLTRRRYWALEAREHSDDLDTTVRTVRDLVDDSVRRQTVSDVPLCAQLSGGLDSSVVTAFAARALHERGDGPLRSFTVDFTGYGEMFTPNLIAETRDLPFAHDLARHAGTEHRDIVLDTAELTDAHARAAVLRATDVPNGSGDFNTSLYLLFRAIRQHSTVALSGESADEIFGGYPWMFHPEAVQADTFPWLAFLHNEHALSGLLDEGLLKRLDLSGYRRERYAEALAEAPRLAGETGFDQRMRAVSYVHLTRFLQAMLDRKDRMSMAVGLEVRVPFCDHRLVEYAFNVPWAMKTFDGHEKSLLRAAGRELLPDSVLQRRKVVYPTVQDPAYEHTLRAEFAAMLADPQAPVLALLNVDAAREQLRRPVGEVSISVLRASMEMAVQLNSWLSRYDLSLRW; encoded by the coding sequence ATGTGCGGCATCACCGGCTGGCTCGACTTCGACCGGGCCCCGGCCGGGCGGCGCGCGATCGCCCAGGCCATGACCGACACCATGAGCTGCCGCGGGCCGGACGCCGAGGGCCTGGTGCTCGACGGCCCGGTGGCGCTGGGCCATCGGCGCCTCGCGGTCATCGACGTGGCCGGCGGTCGCCAGCCGATGACCGTGGACGAGGACGGTCATGCGCTCGCGGTGATCAGCTACAGCGGTGAGGTCTACAACTTCACCGAGCTGCGCACCGAGCTGCAAGGATACGGGCACCGTTTCCGTACCCGCAGCGACACGGAGGTGGTGCTGCGCGCGTACGTGCAGTGGGGCGAGGAGTTCGTGCACCGGCTCAACGGCATGTACGCCTTCGCCGTCTGGGACGTGCGCCGTCAGGAACTGCTGCTCGTCCGCGACCGGCTGGGCGTCAAACCGTTGTACTACCAGCGTCTGCCGCACGGGGTGCTGTTCGGCTCGGAGCCCAAGGCGATCCTCGCGCACCCGGACGCGTCGCGCGCCGTCGACGAGGACGGGCTGCGCGAACTGCTGGCGATGGCGAAGACCCCGGAACGTAGCGTCTACCGCGACGTGCACGAGGTCCGTCCGGGTCATCTCGTCCGCGTCGGCCGTACCGGCCTGACCCGCCGCCGCTACTGGGCTCTCGAGGCGCGCGAGCACAGCGACGACCTGGACACCACGGTACGCACGGTGCGTGACCTGGTCGACGACTCGGTGCGCCGGCAGACCGTCTCCGACGTGCCGCTGTGCGCCCAGCTCTCCGGCGGCCTCGACTCCAGCGTGGTCACCGCCTTCGCCGCCCGCGCGCTGCACGAGCGAGGAGACGGCCCGCTGCGCTCGTTCACCGTCGACTTCACCGGGTACGGCGAGATGTTCACCCCCAACCTCATCGCCGAGACCCGTGACCTGCCGTTCGCCCACGACCTCGCCCGGCATGCCGGCACCGAGCACCGCGACATCGTGCTGGACACCGCCGAACTCACCGACGCCCACGCGCGGGCCGCGGTGCTGCGCGCCACCGACGTCCCGAACGGCTCGGGTGACTTCAACACCTCGCTCTACCTGCTGTTCCGGGCGATCCGGCAGCACTCGACCGTGGCGTTGTCGGGGGAGTCCGCGGACGAGATCTTCGGCGGCTACCCGTGGATGTTCCACCCCGAGGCGGTGCAGGCGGACACCTTCCCGTGGCTGGCGTTCCTGCACAACGAGCACGCCCTCAGCGGCCTGCTCGACGAGGGTCTGCTCAAACGGCTCGACCTGAGCGGCTACCGGCGGGAGCGCTACGCCGAGGCCCTCGCCGAAGCGCCGCGACTGGCCGGCGAGACCGGCTTCGACCAGCGCATGCGGGCCGTGAGCTACGTGCACCTCACACGTTTCCTGCAGGCCATGCTCGACCGCAAGGACCGGATGAGCATGGCGGTCGGGCTGGAGGTGCGCGTACCGTTCTGCGACCACCGGCTGGTCGAGTACGCGTTCAACGTGCCGTGGGCGATGAAGACGTTCGACGGGCACGAGAAGAGCCTGCTGCGCGCCGCGGGCCGCGAGCTGCTGCCGGACAGCGTCCTGCAGCGGCGCAAGGTGGTCTATCCGACGGTGCAAGACCCGGCATATGAGCACACGTTGCGCGCCGAGTTCGCCGCGATGCTCGCCGATCCGCAGGCGCCGGTACTGGCGTTGCTCAACGTGGATGCCGCCCGGGAGCAGCTGCGGCGTCCGGTCGGCGAGGTGTCGATCTCGGTGCTGCGCGCGAGCATGGAGATGGCGGTGCAGCTCAATTCCTGGCTTTCCCGGTACGACCTCAGCCTGCGTTGGTGA
- the rfbA gene encoding glucose-1-phosphate thymidylyltransferase RfbA, translated as MKGIVLAGGSGTRLHPITIPVSKQLLPVGDKPMIYYPLSVLLLAGIRDILLIGKSIDLPHFRRLLGDGSHLGVEITYAAQDVPRGVAEALVIGADHIGAEPCALILGDNIFHGSVFSKLLRDEVAAVDGCTLFGYPVSDPERYGVGVLDEQGRLVSLEEKPLRPHSNRAVTGLYFYDADVVARAAALRPSARGELEITDLNQQYLADGRAKLIDLGRGYAWLDAGTPEALMQASQYVRTIEERQGVRIACLEETALRMGFIGADDCYRLGVEQSGSAYGRYVMEIARELGADS; from the coding sequence GTGAAGGGCATCGTGCTCGCCGGCGGCTCCGGTACCCGGCTGCACCCGATCACCATCCCGGTCTCCAAACAGCTGCTGCCGGTCGGTGACAAACCGATGATCTACTACCCGCTGTCCGTGCTGCTGCTCGCCGGTATCCGCGACATCCTGCTCATCGGCAAGTCCATCGACCTGCCGCACTTCCGCCGGTTGCTCGGCGACGGCAGCCACCTGGGCGTTGAGATCACGTACGCGGCGCAGGACGTGCCGCGCGGCGTCGCCGAGGCGCTGGTGATCGGCGCGGACCACATCGGCGCCGAGCCATGCGCGCTGATCCTGGGCGACAACATCTTTCACGGCTCGGTGTTCTCCAAGCTCCTGCGCGACGAGGTCGCTGCCGTGGACGGTTGCACCCTGTTCGGCTACCCGGTCAGCGACCCCGAACGCTACGGCGTCGGCGTGCTCGACGAGCAGGGCCGGCTGGTGTCCCTGGAGGAGAAGCCGCTACGGCCGCACTCCAACCGCGCTGTCACCGGGCTGTACTTCTACGACGCCGACGTGGTCGCCCGCGCCGCCGCGCTGCGTCCCTCCGCGCGCGGCGAGTTGGAGATCACCGACCTCAATCAGCAGTACCTCGCCGACGGCCGGGCGAAGCTGATCGATCTCGGCCGCGGGTACGCCTGGCTGGATGCCGGGACCCCCGAAGCCCTCATGCAGGCCAGCCAGTACGTACGCACGATCGAGGAACGCCAGGGTGTGCGCATCGCCTGCCTGGAGGAAACGGCGCTGCGGATGGGATTCATCGGTGCCGACGACTGCTACCGCCTGGGCGTCGAACAGTCCGGATCGGCGTACGGCCGCTATGTCATGGAGATAGCCCGCGAGCTCGGCGCCGACTCATGA
- a CDS encoding ferredoxin, whose protein sequence is MIVDRDRCIGAALCVLTAPRYFDQDDDGRVLARAADLPEPPEDVAALAIRLCPSGALR, encoded by the coding sequence ATGATCGTGGACCGCGACCGCTGCATCGGCGCGGCGCTGTGCGTGCTCACCGCGCCGCGCTACTTCGACCAGGACGACGACGGCCGGGTGCTCGCGCGCGCCGCCGACCTGCCGGAACCACCCGAGGATGTGGCCGCCCTCGCGATCCGGCTGTGCCCGTCCGGGGCGCTGCGGTGA
- a CDS encoding cytochrome P450: MAADEPLAYPIARTCPFAPPAEHAVLREQRPVAPVELPGGEPAWLVTRYDDVRRLATDPRVSADRGHPNLPLTEPVTPAGRAAIAAVGRSLIGLDGAEHAVRRRVLIPEFTLRRMRALRPRVQEITDQHITAMLAGPRPADLVTAVALPVTAMVICELLGVPYADREFFQERAAVQVRRGVDPAQRRQAGQELRDYLDDLVTTKETDRPDDLLGRLAGTVDHDTLAGLAMLLLIAGFESTASMIALGVADLLEHPDQLALLRAEPERTPAVVEELLRHLAIVDTMPRVVTADVAVAGTTIPAGAGLLLGFAAANHDPVAFGDAATLDTGRGARHHVAFGYGAHQCLGQNLARLELDVVLRTLMTRIPSLRLAEPITGLPFRTDASVYGVDRLPLTWGQP; the protein is encoded by the coding sequence GTGGCCGCTGACGAACCCCTCGCCTACCCGATCGCGCGGACCTGCCCGTTCGCCCCGCCCGCCGAGCACGCGGTGTTGCGCGAACAGCGCCCGGTCGCGCCCGTCGAGCTGCCCGGCGGGGAACCGGCCTGGCTGGTCACCCGCTACGACGACGTGCGCCGGCTGGCCACCGACCCGCGTGTCAGCGCCGACCGCGGGCACCCGAACCTGCCGCTGACCGAACCCGTGACCCCGGCCGGGCGCGCCGCCATCGCCGCCGTCGGCCGCTCCCTGATCGGACTCGACGGCGCCGAGCACGCGGTGCGCCGCCGGGTCCTGATCCCCGAGTTCACGCTGCGCCGCATGCGCGCCCTGCGCCCGCGCGTTCAGGAGATCACCGACCAGCACATCACCGCGATGCTGGCCGGCCCCCGCCCGGCGGACCTCGTCACCGCCGTCGCGCTGCCGGTCACCGCCATGGTCATCTGCGAGCTGCTCGGCGTGCCCTACGCCGACCGTGAATTCTTCCAGGAACGCGCCGCCGTGCAGGTGCGCCGCGGCGTCGACCCGGCCCAGCGCCGCCAGGCCGGCCAGGAGCTGCGCGACTACCTCGACGACCTGGTCACCACCAAGGAGACGGACCGGCCGGACGACCTGCTGGGCCGCCTCGCCGGCACCGTGGATCACGACACGCTGGCCGGGCTGGCCATGCTGCTGCTGATCGCCGGGTTCGAGAGCACCGCCAGCATGATCGCGCTGGGCGTCGCCGACCTGCTCGAACACCCCGATCAGCTCGCCCTGCTCCGCGCGGAGCCGGAGCGTACCCCCGCGGTGGTCGAGGAACTGCTGCGCCACCTGGCGATCGTGGACACCATGCCGCGGGTGGTCACCGCGGACGTGGCGGTGGCCGGCACGACGATCCCGGCCGGCGCGGGCCTGCTGCTCGGCTTCGCCGCGGCCAATCATGACCCGGTGGCCTTCGGCGACGCGGCCACCCTGGACACCGGGCGCGGCGCCCGGCACCACGTCGCGTTCGGCTACGGCGCACACCAATGCCTCGGGCAGAACCTCGCCCGCCTCGAACTCGACGTGGTGCTGCGCACCCTGATGACCCGCATTCCGAGCCTGCGTCTCGCCGAGCCGATCACCGGCCTGCCGTTTCGCACCGACGCCAGCGTGTACGGCGTCGACCGGCTCCCGCTCACCTGGGGACAGCCATGA
- a CDS encoding pyridoxamine 5'-phosphate oxidase family protein codes for MTAPALAQGDVRLLQTEVAQRLLTSKELARLAYTGRDGKPRVLPMMFHFNGTEVVFASFAGALKIPALRERPDVAITIDTSVHPPEILMIRGTATLTDVDGVAPEFVLANQRYGGPEFGARRIAEVNRPGVRMVRIAVRPTWVGVLDFTTRFSGGRNDEEFSRRGR; via the coding sequence GTGACCGCACCGGCACTTGCCCAGGGCGACGTGCGACTGCTGCAGACCGAGGTGGCGCAGCGGCTGCTCACCTCCAAGGAGCTGGCCCGGCTGGCGTACACCGGCCGGGACGGCAAACCGCGCGTGCTGCCCATGATGTTCCACTTCAACGGCACCGAGGTGGTGTTCGCCTCGTTCGCCGGCGCGCTGAAGATCCCGGCGCTGCGCGAGCGCCCGGACGTGGCGATCACCATCGACACCAGCGTGCACCCGCCCGAGATCCTGATGATCCGCGGTACGGCGACGCTCACCGACGTCGACGGGGTGGCGCCGGAGTTCGTGCTCGCCAACCAGCGCTACGGCGGCCCGGAGTTCGGCGCCAGACGCATCGCCGAGGTGAACCGGCCCGGCGTCCGCATGGTCCGCATTGCGGTGCGCCCCACCTGGGTCGGCGTGCTCGACTTCACCACCCGCTTCAGCGGCGGGCGCAACGACGAGGAATTCAGTCGCCGTGGCCGCTGA